From one Mytilus edulis chromosome 1, xbMytEdul2.2, whole genome shotgun sequence genomic stretch:
- the LOC139510364 gene encoding serine-enriched protein-like, translated as MALFTSTPKSKLLIEEKVTLLTLDSEDEDFSSGYDSPVHISDKDSNRNCQRRLQIEQSSDDSDFSSDESTPLEYSSSEDDDIGDDDDTDSVESMKVTSTQTLVENIRYILSMPELCDVLFIVGPQRVPLYGLRAILSTRSRSFFVMFLKHAKEAMKQTKKKTKKTKQAQPDQNNRLTIIIDNYDADIFHTFLLFVHCGSIVMEPSSVTGLLCLATEFDIPDLRNACWDFIERCLSVQANTSLLMQDTFHYGDHKAAQKLRLKILRMPSTKTISTSSTLLKDSNDSRNSVQDSRNSVQDSRNSVQDSRNSGQGSCISIETLV; from the exons ATGGCATTGTTTACCAGTACACCTAAAAGTAAACTTTTGATAGAAGAGAAAGTTACTTTATTAACTCTAGATAGCGAAGACGAAG ACTTTTCCTCTGGATATGATTCTCCGGTGCACATCTCTGATAAAGACTCAAACAGAAACTGTCAAAGAAGATTACAAATAGAACAATCATCTGACGATTCAGATTTTTCGTCTGACGAATCGACTCCGTTGGAGTATTCCTCATCTGAAGATGACGATATTGGTGATGATGACGATACTGACTCGGTAGAATCGATGAAGGTAACCAGCACACAGACATTGGTCGAAAACATCCGATACATTTTGTCGATGCCAGAGTTATGCGATGTTTTGTTTATCGTAGGACCACAAAGAGTTCCTCTGTATGGTTTAAGGGCGATTCTGAGCACTCGAAGCAG gtcgttttttgttatgtttctgAAACATGCAAAAGAAGCCATGAAACAGACGAagaagaaaacgaagaaaacaaaGCAGGCTCAACCGGACCAGAACAACAGACTGACCATCATTATAGATAATTATGATGCTGATATATTCCatacatttttgttgtttgtcCACTGTGGATCAATAGTAATGGAACCATCTTCAGTTACAG GGCTACTTTGTTTGGCTACAGAGTTTGATATTCCCGACCTGAGAAATGCATGCTGGGATTTTATTGAACGTTGCCTGTCTGTGCAAGCTAATACTTCCCTTTTAATGCAAGATACATTTCATTATGGCGACCATAAAGCTGCACAGAAACTTAGACTGAAG ATTTTAAGAATGCCGTCAACAAAGACTATATCAACATCTTCGACACTTTTGAAAGATTCAAATGATTCCCGTAACAGTGTACAAGATTCCCGTAACAGTGTACAAGATTCCCGTAACAGTGTACAAGATTCCCGTAACAGTGGACAAGGTTCCTGTATCAGCATAGAGACATTAGTTTGA